Proteins from a single region of Diaphorobacter limosus:
- a CDS encoding DUF2189 domain-containing protein → MPHSLRNRPASPLVLPQVRTIGLLRPLAWLTLALRDIARAPLLSLAHGLVLALLGAAILSLGYNRFWFVAGTLSGFLIVGPMLATSLYAISRALERGERVGLGLVWQTWASWQRSHAGQAQHQGYWSLVRFGLLLSLAATGWVAISASLIYTLSPVPVDTPMDFVRHVVLAREGALFAIWLALGSFLAAPIFASSVVAMPLLLDRRITVRQAVLTSWAVVLANPVPMALWAALIVVLTLLGLGTLLIGLVVVMPLLGHASWHAYRELVDASAFAPLDAPAP, encoded by the coding sequence CGCGTGGCTGACGCTGGCGCTGCGCGACATTGCGCGCGCGCCGCTGTTGAGCCTGGCCCATGGGCTGGTGCTGGCCTTGCTGGGCGCCGCCATCCTGTCGCTGGGGTACAACCGTTTCTGGTTCGTGGCGGGCACCCTGTCGGGTTTTTTGATCGTCGGGCCTATGCTGGCCACCAGCCTGTACGCCATCAGCCGTGCCCTGGAGCGCGGCGAGCGCGTGGGCCTGGGCCTGGTGTGGCAGACCTGGGCGAGCTGGCAGCGCAGCCACGCGGGGCAGGCGCAGCACCAGGGCTATTGGAGCCTGGTGCGCTTTGGCCTGCTGCTGTCGCTGGCGGCGACGGGCTGGGTGGCGATCTCGGCATCGCTGATCTACACCCTGTCGCCGGTGCCGGTGGACACCCCCATGGACTTTGTGCGCCATGTGGTGCTGGCCCGCGAAGGGGCGTTGTTTGCCATCTGGCTGGCGCTGGGCAGTTTTCTGGCCGCGCCCATTTTTGCGTCCAGCGTGGTGGCCATGCCGTTGCTGCTGGACAGGCGCATCACCGTGCGCCAGGCCGTGCTGACCAGCTGGGCCGTGGTGCTGGCCAACCCGGTGCCCATGGCGCTGTGGGCGGCCTTGATCGTGGTGCTGACCCTGCTGGGCCTGGGCACGCTGCTGATCGGGCTGGTGGTCGTGATGCCGCTGCTGGGCCACGCCAGCTGGCATGCGTATCGCGAGCTGGTCGATGCCTCGGCGTTTGCGCCGCTCGACGCGCCTGCGCCTTGA
- a CDS encoding TonB-dependent receptor, which produces MISKTRILRGDGPLHGCALLPLAALLASLPLAATAQQDTALQTITVTATPVNETPVAVSEARQREIRAARPASSDSAQLLRNLPGVSLSGAGGVSSLPSVHGLADDRLRIQVDGMDLISACGNHMNPPLSYIDPTRVGSVRLFAGITPVSVGGDSIGATIQVESAPPTFAAPGEPARISGEAGAFWRSNGDALGAHLAASYAAEQFSLRYDGSTAQADNYKAARSFKSAGPAASDKPTQWLGGDEVGSSSYKTRNHALTMAWRGNTDLVELRLGLQDIPYQNYPNQRMDMTRNDSRQFNLRYQGQFGWGRLHARAYHENTRHAMNFGADKQFWYGPAGNVPGMPMDTEGRTSGVQLRGDVELSERDTLRVGVLAQRYRLDDWWLPSGGGMAPNTFWNIRDGQRDRLEAFAEWEARWSPQWLTQIGLRAGQVRMDSGAVQGYNSGYAAEANAFNARDRQRTDHNLDFTALARYTHNDQASYEFGFAHKTRSPNLYERYTWSTGGMAMRMINLVGDGNGYVGNPDLRPEVANTLSATADWHDTTGERWGVKLTPYVTRVNDYIGAERCTGGLGAMTSCTAANAGATQGFVYLRFANQDVRLHGLDLSGFSRLGDSAAWGRFTLHGMLGYVRGKDRRTGDRLYAIMPLNARLALAHDQGGWSSMAELLMVGAKKHVSDLRNEVPTAGYALLNLRTSYEWQAWRLDLGVDNVFNRFYQHPQGGAYLGQGATMAGTAVPWGVSVPGMGRSFYLGATVKF; this is translated from the coding sequence ATGATTTCCAAGACCCGCATTCTTCGCGGCGACGGCCCGCTGCACGGCTGCGCCCTGCTCCCTCTTGCCGCCCTGCTGGCAAGCCTGCCCCTGGCGGCCACAGCACAGCAGGACACTGCCCTGCAAACCATCACCGTCACCGCCACACCCGTCAACGAAACCCCCGTGGCCGTAAGCGAAGCGCGGCAGCGCGAAATCCGGGCAGCGCGCCCCGCCAGCAGCGACAGCGCCCAGCTGTTACGCAACCTGCCCGGCGTCAGCCTGTCGGGCGCGGGCGGCGTGTCCAGCCTGCCCAGCGTGCATGGCCTGGCCGACGACCGCCTGCGCATACAGGTGGACGGCATGGATCTGATCTCTGCCTGCGGCAACCACATGAACCCGCCGCTGTCCTACATAGACCCCACGCGCGTGGGCAGCGTGCGCCTGTTTGCCGGCATCACGCCGGTGAGTGTGGGCGGCGACAGCATCGGCGCCACCATCCAGGTGGAATCCGCGCCGCCGACCTTCGCCGCGCCGGGTGAGCCGGCACGCATCTCCGGCGAGGCCGGCGCTTTCTGGCGCAGCAACGGCGACGCGCTGGGAGCGCATCTGGCGGCGTCGTATGCAGCCGAGCAATTCAGCCTGCGCTACGACGGCTCCACCGCCCAGGCCGACAACTACAAGGCCGCGCGCAGCTTCAAGAGCGCCGGCCCGGCCGCCAGCGACAAGCCCACGCAATGGCTGGGCGGCGACGAGGTGGGATCGAGCAGCTACAAGACGCGCAACCACGCATTGACCATGGCCTGGCGCGGCAACACCGACCTGGTGGAGCTGCGCCTGGGTCTCCAGGACATTCCCTACCAGAACTACCCCAACCAGCGCATGGACATGACGCGCAACGACAGCCGGCAGTTCAACCTGCGCTACCAGGGCCAGTTCGGCTGGGGCCGGCTGCATGCCCGCGCCTACCACGAGAACACGCGCCACGCCATGAACTTTGGCGCCGACAAGCAGTTCTGGTACGGCCCCGCGGGCAACGTACCCGGCATGCCCATGGACACCGAGGGCCGCACCAGCGGCGTGCAGCTGCGCGGCGACGTGGAGCTGTCGGAGCGCGACACGCTGCGCGTGGGCGTGCTGGCGCAGCGCTATCGGCTGGACGACTGGTGGCTGCCCTCGGGCGGCGGCATGGCGCCGAACACCTTCTGGAACATCCGCGACGGCCAGCGCGACCGCCTGGAGGCCTTTGCCGAATGGGAGGCGCGCTGGAGCCCGCAATGGCTCACCCAGATCGGCCTGCGCGCCGGCCAGGTGCGCATGGACAGCGGCGCCGTGCAGGGCTACAACAGCGGCTACGCGGCCGAGGCCAACGCCTTCAACGCCCGCGACCGCCAGCGCACGGATCACAACCTGGACTTCACCGCGCTGGCGCGCTACACGCACAACGACCAGGCCAGCTACGAGTTCGGCTTTGCGCACAAGACGCGCTCGCCCAACCTGTACGAGCGCTACACCTGGTCCACCGGCGGCATGGCCATGCGCATGATCAACCTGGTGGGCGACGGCAATGGCTACGTGGGCAACCCAGACCTGCGCCCCGAGGTGGCCAACACCTTGAGCGCCACGGCCGATTGGCATGACACCACGGGCGAGCGCTGGGGCGTGAAGCTCACGCCCTATGTCACGCGCGTCAACGACTACATAGGCGCCGAACGCTGCACGGGCGGCCTGGGCGCCATGACCTCCTGCACCGCGGCCAACGCCGGCGCCACGCAGGGCTTTGTCTACCTGCGCTTTGCCAACCAGGACGTGCGCCTGCACGGCCTGGACCTGTCGGGCTTTAGCCGGTTGGGCGACAGCGCCGCCTGGGGCCGCTTCACGCTGCACGGCATGCTGGGCTATGTGCGCGGCAAGGATAGGCGCACGGGCGACCGCCTATACGCCATCATGCCGCTGAACGCCCGGCTGGCCCTCGCCCACGACCAGGGTGGCTGGAGCAGCATGGCCGAGCTGCTGATGGTGGGCGCCAAGAAGCATGTTTCCGACCTGCGCAACGAGGTTCCCACCGCCGGCTATGCCCTGTTGAACCTGCGCACCAGCTACGAGTGGCAGGCCTGGCGCCTGGATCTGGGCGTGGACAACGTCTTCAACCGCTTCTACCAGCATCCCCAAGGCGGCGCTTACCTGGGTCAGGGCGCCACCATGGCGGGCACGGCAGTGCCTTGGGGGGTATCGGTGCCCGGCATGGGCCGATCCTTCTACCTGGGGGCGACGGTGAAGTTCTGA
- a CDS encoding DUF2788 domain-containing protein, whose protein sequence is MIFGYTEQQIAHFFLTYGVGAFILFMVFIILQLARESKAGRFGTFVIFLGLGVGFIGYLAKIVIQWWMER, encoded by the coding sequence GTGATTTTTGGGTACACAGAACAGCAAATAGCCCATTTCTTCCTCACCTACGGGGTGGGGGCCTTCATCCTGTTCATGGTGTTCATCATCCTGCAGCTGGCGCGCGAGTCCAAGGCCGGCAGGTTTGGCACCTTCGTCATCTTTCTCGGCCTGGGCGTGGGCTTCATCGGCTACCTGGCGAAGATCGTCATCCAGTGGTGGATGGAGCGCTGA
- a CDS encoding ATP-binding protein has protein sequence MTPPCPRLAPEQLRLHIAPQSLGFADTRALVGEPLPWIGQQRAFEAARFGLGLQQPDYHLFVLGEVGSGRASLMRQAMKEAAASRPVPPDLCFLHDFDATERPRALRLPAGQGRQLRDQIAAWSRLLEAEIPKRLAAPDVKSESERIVKRYQSDEAQAFGELAEFARARRFRLVRDEGQMLFTLLGPGGEEPLTEAEAAALSAPQRSSLEQSEQELRAEIVRFLDRTRPLERARDEALAQLLRQSAGPLVTHGLDDVRQGLRKQIKDTVKLGRWLDQVEEQVLDNLDLFVPHEGGQGEDALEDERREQLADLLALCQVNLAVDNTGLAGAPVLVEDNPQVRNLFGHIQYESGEDAPYADFSGIHAGGLLRAHGGFLMLFLRDLAGDAPLWERLRRFLRCNRVSVEDQAAGHGSGAPVALQPEGVDVEVKIVLVGSAAEYYLLQDGDADLARRFRVKVDFAEQFRASDATHHASCVFLARSCARRGLPHCTAAAAARLLEFTHREADDQARQSASFASLETLLVESCAQARARAAQLTDARDVDAALAARRTRHNAPEEALHEAIAEGELLITLEGMRVGQLNALTQIDMGDYRFGFPVRITARTHAGREGVVNIEREVEMSGPIHDKGVLILQSYLSALFGHLAPLALNASIVFEQEYSGIEGDSASCAELYALLSSLSGLALRQDIAVTGALNQHGEVLPVGGLNEKIEGWYRVCAQAGLTGTQGVLIPARNQRHLMLSPQVVQAVADGQFHVHAAQHVSEGVALLTGHDAGLAPGECLPGSVHARAEATLLAYRRAWQAMALGRRLPQRGR, from the coding sequence ATGACGCCACCCTGCCCCCGGCTCGCCCCCGAGCAACTGCGCCTGCACATCGCCCCCCAGAGTCTGGGCTTTGCCGACACGCGCGCGCTGGTGGGCGAGCCCCTGCCCTGGATAGGCCAGCAGCGCGCCTTCGAGGCGGCGCGCTTTGGCCTGGGCCTGCAGCAGCCCGACTACCACCTGTTCGTGCTCGGCGAGGTCGGCAGCGGCCGCGCATCGCTGATGCGCCAGGCCATGAAAGAAGCGGCTGCCAGCCGGCCCGTGCCGCCGGATCTGTGCTTTCTGCACGACTTCGATGCCACGGAGCGGCCACGGGCACTGCGCCTGCCCGCCGGCCAGGGGCGCCAGCTGCGCGATCAGATTGCGGCCTGGAGCCGTCTGCTGGAGGCCGAGATCCCGAAGCGCCTGGCCGCACCCGATGTGAAGAGCGAGAGCGAACGCATTGTCAAGCGCTACCAGAGCGATGAGGCGCAGGCCTTCGGTGAGCTGGCCGAGTTTGCGCGCGCGCGGCGCTTTCGCCTGGTGCGCGACGAGGGCCAGATGCTGTTCACGCTGCTCGGCCCCGGCGGCGAGGAACCCCTGACCGAGGCCGAGGCAGCTGCGTTGAGCGCACCGCAGCGCAGCTCCCTGGAGCAGTCCGAGCAGGAGCTGCGCGCCGAGATCGTGCGCTTTCTCGACCGCACCCGGCCGCTGGAGCGCGCACGCGACGAGGCGCTGGCGCAGCTGCTGCGCCAAAGCGCCGGCCCGCTGGTCACGCATGGGCTGGACGATGTGCGCCAAGGCCTGCGCAAGCAGATCAAGGACACGGTCAAGCTCGGGCGCTGGCTCGATCAGGTGGAAGAGCAGGTGCTGGACAACCTGGATCTGTTCGTGCCCCACGAGGGCGGCCAGGGCGAGGACGCGCTGGAGGACGAGCGCCGCGAGCAACTGGCCGATCTGCTGGCGCTATGCCAGGTGAACCTGGCGGTGGACAACACCGGCCTGGCTGGTGCGCCGGTGCTGGTCGAGGACAACCCGCAGGTGCGCAACCTGTTCGGCCATATCCAGTACGAATCCGGCGAGGACGCACCGTATGCGGACTTTTCCGGCATCCACGCCGGCGGCCTGCTGCGTGCCCATGGCGGCTTTCTGATGCTGTTTTTGCGCGACCTGGCGGGCGACGCGCCGCTGTGGGAGCGGCTGCGGCGCTTTCTGCGCTGCAACCGCGTGAGCGTAGAAGACCAGGCCGCCGGTCACGGCAGCGGCGCCCCCGTGGCGCTGCAGCCTGAAGGGGTGGACGTGGAGGTCAAGATCGTGCTCGTCGGCTCGGCCGCCGAGTACTACCTGCTGCAGGACGGCGACGCCGATCTGGCGCGGCGTTTTCGCGTGAAGGTGGACTTTGCCGAGCAGTTTCGCGCCAGCGACGCGACGCACCATGCCAGCTGCGTATTCCTCGCGCGCTCCTGCGCGCGCCGCGGCCTGCCGCACTGCACGGCCGCGGCGGCGGCGCGCCTGTTGGAATTCACGCACCGCGAGGCCGACGACCAGGCGCGCCAGAGCGCCAGCTTTGCCAGCCTGGAGACGCTGCTGGTGGAGAGCTGCGCCCAGGCACGCGCACGCGCGGCGCAGCTGACCGATGCGCGCGACGTGGATGCGGCCCTGGCCGCCCGGCGTACGCGCCACAACGCGCCCGAGGAGGCGCTGCACGAAGCGATTGCCGAAGGCGAGCTGCTCATCACGCTGGAGGGCATGCGCGTGGGCCAGCTCAACGCGCTCACGCAGATCGACATGGGCGACTACCGCTTCGGCTTTCCGGTGCGCATCACCGCACGCACGCACGCCGGGCGCGAGGGCGTGGTGAACATCGAGCGCGAGGTGGAGATGTCCGGCCCCATCCATGACAAGGGCGTGCTGATCCTGCAAAGCTATTTGAGCGCGCTGTTCGGCCACCTGGCGCCGCTGGCGCTGAACGCATCCATCGTCTTCGAGCAGGAGTACAGCGGCATCGAGGGCGACTCGGCCTCCTGCGCCGAGCTGTATGCGCTGCTGTCCTCGCTGTCGGGCCTGGCGCTGCGCCAGGACATCGCCGTCACCGGCGCTCTCAACCAGCATGGCGAGGTGCTACCCGTGGGCGGGCTGAATGAAAAGATAGAGGGCTGGTATCGCGTCTGCGCGCAGGCCGGCCTGACGGGCACGCAGGGCGTGCTGATCCCGGCGCGCAACCAGCGCCACCTGATGCTCTCGCCCCAGGTGGTGCAGGCCGTGGCCGACGGGCAGTTCCATGTGCATGCCGCTCAGCATGTCAGCGAAGGCGTGGCGCTGCTCACCGGCCACGACGCGGGCCTGGCACCCGGCGAATGCCTGCCGGGCAGCGTGCATGCGCGCGCCGAGGCCACGCTGCTGGCCTACCGCCGCGCCTGGCAGGCGATGGCGCTGGGGCGCCGCTTGCCCCAACGCGGGCGTTGA
- the hemH gene encoding ferrochelatase: MDLQKEPAPGPAHDTAVLLCNLGTPDAPTAPALRRYLAQFLSDPRVVEIPRAAWLPILHGIILRTRPAQSAAKYASIWTDEGSPLAVWTHKQAVMLRGWLGEAGIQAQVLPAMRYGQPAIAAQLQALQDAGVRRVLVLPLYPQYSATTTASVVDAVNAWTRDARHFPELRFVNDYHDHPGYIAALAASVRAHWRREGARGDKLVLSFHGIPERNVRLGDPYADQCRSTAHLLAQALGLADDEWLLTFQSRFGRARWLEPYTQPTLERLAAAGLASVDVLCPGFAADCLETLEEINMEVREAFLHAGGKRFAYIPCLNDNREWITALSSIAQTHLAGWTAPAAKVQP; the protein is encoded by the coding sequence ATGGACTTACAAAAAGAACCGGCCCCGGGCCCCGCGCATGACACTGCCGTCTTGCTCTGCAACCTGGGCACGCCCGATGCCCCCACCGCACCGGCGCTGCGCCGCTACCTGGCGCAATTCCTCTCCGACCCGCGCGTGGTCGAGATACCGCGCGCCGCCTGGCTGCCGATACTGCACGGCATCATCCTGCGCACGCGGCCGGCGCAATCGGCCGCCAAGTACGCCAGCATCTGGACCGACGAGGGCTCGCCCCTGGCGGTATGGACGCACAAGCAGGCCGTGATGTTGCGCGGCTGGCTGGGCGAGGCGGGCATACAGGCCCAGGTGCTGCCTGCCATGCGCTACGGCCAGCCGGCGATTGCCGCGCAGCTGCAAGCCCTGCAGGATGCTGGCGTGCGCCGCGTCCTCGTGCTGCCGCTGTACCCCCAGTACTCCGCCACCACCACCGCCAGCGTGGTGGATGCCGTGAATGCCTGGACGCGCGACGCGCGCCATTTCCCCGAGCTGCGCTTCGTGAACGACTACCACGACCACCCCGGATACATCGCCGCCCTGGCCGCCAGCGTGCGCGCCCACTGGCGCCGCGAAGGGGCGCGCGGCGACAAGCTGGTGCTGAGCTTTCACGGCATACCCGAGCGCAACGTGCGCCTGGGCGACCCCTACGCCGACCAGTGCCGCAGCACCGCGCATTTGCTGGCGCAGGCCCTGGGCCTGGCCGACGACGAGTGGCTGCTGACCTTCCAGTCGCGCTTTGGCCGCGCCAGGTGGCTGGAGCCCTACACCCAGCCCACGCTGGAGCGGCTGGCGGCCGCCGGCCTGGCCAGCGTGGACGTGCTCTGCCCGGGCTTTGCCGCCGACTGCCTGGAGACGCTGGAAGAAATCAACATGGAGGTGCGCGAGGCCTTCCTGCACGCCGGTGGCAAGCGCTTTGCCTACATCCCCTGCCTGAACGACAACCGCGAGTGGATCACCGCGCTGTCCAGCATCGCCCAGACCCATCTGGCGGGCTGGACAGCGCCCGCCGCCAAGGTACAGCCATGA